CCTCATTCAACTAAAACCCTAATCAAAGTTCATAAGTGTGAAATCAACGTGTTCACAGTGCTACACGCGTAAAAGGGCCCTAAACTTGCAAAATTCACTTGCTCTTTGTTTCATATTCCACCAGTGCTAAGGTATGGTTTCTTAAGTTATGATTAAGGAATTGTACATGAATACTTGTTTCCTCACCCAAATTAAGGCTAAAATTCAATTGGTAGGATGGTGATGCTTGACCTGTTTTGAACTAAATCGAATTTGGAATTGAAAATTTGAGGATTCAGTGTTTCATCTCAGTTTTGAACTCACAAGTCCAACCCACGACACGTGAATTGAAATCACGAGTCGTGGATTGGAATTGTGGGAATTAGACCTGAGATTTTGAAACTCAAAAACCAGTCTAACTTTCACGGGTCAAGTCACGACTCGTGAACCAACCTATCAGTTCACGATTCGTGGACTGGACCTTGGATGGGACCTGACATTTCACTTATTTTTCAACAGATATGGTTTGAGTAATAACAAAACAGGTACTATGGCACCAAATAGAACACAGAAGAAGTGCCCACAATCCAGACTGCGAGATAAGTCTTCCTAGCGGACTAGATCCGTGGAGTACTCAGTTGATAGTGCACACAGCGCCAGACTCAGAGATGTCGCAGCCAAGGCTGCCATACAGCCGGCATCTCATCCAGCTCCACCGCGTAGGCCCCACCAGCTCCTGTTGCCCGGGCCAAGCCCCAGATGAAGAATGCACGGAGATCATCACCGCACTTCCCTGCCCCGCCCCAGTCTAATGAGGGATCTAGTTCCGGTGCTAGTGAGGAGAAGCCAGTCGTTCCCTAGTATGCGAAGGGGTAGAGTCTGAGTCAGGTAGCAGTGATAGAACAACAGATGCTCCGCAGTCCAAGGAGGAAGCAGGTCTTCAGAAAGTGATGAGGATGCCACTGCATCAGCCCCAGCCGCAACAGTACAACAATCCACACACACCTCCGTTATGCTAGCGACTCTTGAGATTCAGAGGTGGTGTATGGAGGACATGCAAGGCATTTATGATCGAGACATTGAGTTGACAGGTCAGGGCAAGCCTAGATGGAGCATAGCTGAGAAGCCCCGCATCAAGACAACAGATTTGGCAGGAATCCCAGACATTAAGGCCACCTTTGATAGATACAAACTCGAATGATGGGTGAGCCTTCATTGCTTCCTATGCTGCCTTCATAGATTTGATTACACCATAAGGGTAGAGAACTCGGGACCAGCCTCCACTGGCCCATACATTAGTGAGAGGTACTCGAGTTGACTTATCCGAGCAGATGATCCAGAGATTCTTATTTGGGACAAGTTATGCGATATCGACATCTACTATAAGTTTGACTATAGGATGGCGACAGGGTGGAGCCAAATCAAGATGAAGGATCTAGAGCAGGGGAGAGAGTTGATGAGTTGGGTAGCTCGGCAATCTGCCGAGCACGGTGTTGATGCCCTTTGGTAGAAGGGAAGGCAGGAATCAAGAAGTTTACCTGCACTTTGCAGGGAAGTTTTGATGGACCATAGTTCGATACAGATTGTGCCCCACATGAGCAGATAAAACACTTACGTTGGCTAGCATCATAGTTGGGTATGATATAGACTTTGTCTGGTATATCCGAGATGAGATCCACGAGAAAGCTTTCAAGGAGATCACCAATATACCATTCCCCTATTTTATTCAGCGGCTATGTGATGCAGCAGGAGTACCAGCATTATCGAGTATTGATCATCATATTGAGGTGACCCAAGTGACTGACGTGGGTTTGATTCGAGATGACACCAACCCGGTTGCACAGAAAAAGGCACAACCGTATACCTCTTTTGGAGCGGCCCTTTTTGAGGGGTCTTTGGAGTCGGGCAAGAAATTAGATAGGCCGGCATTGGACAAGTGGTCAGCTGCTGCAGGCAGTGAGGGGCCACAAGCACTTCAGCTCCAGCTCCTACATCTGCAGTGCCTCCTCACCCGCCTACTTCGGGTATGGTGACGGTGATAGTTTCTACAGTAGTTGTTGGATAGGCAGACGGAGTTAGCAGAACGCCAGATGCGCACTGAAACCCAGTTGGCCAAGTTGCTAGGTCAGATTCCGCCATGGGTACGTACTACTTTAGAGACATCGAAGGCGCGGGTTGAGTTCCGAATGATGGATTCTACGGAGCGATTTACTAAAAAGCTGCATAGGAAGATCGATAGTTTTGTGATCTCGATAGGGGAAAGACTCTGCGACGCTTGGGTTCCTGATTTATCGAGTCTGGAGGGGGAGGTGGCCACACTAAGGTCAGAGGTCCGTAAATTAGCCGAAAGCCACGGTCCTATCACCCCCAGTCATACCTCTCATTCCGCAGCCATTGCCTACACCACCGCATTTGTTCTTTGACTTGTTCGTTGATGAGGATGAGCCCCCCACTACTAGGGGCAAGATAGGACGAGAGCCCGTCGAGCAGAGTGGTAGTTCGGATGATGTTGAGCGGGACATGAAGAAGGCATCCATAGAGTCTGTTGTTCCATTCCACATTTACCAGAGTAAGCGTGAACAACGAGAGTTGGGAGCCTCCTCTAGTCGGCCACCACCACCTCCTAGCACTCCGCCCGACGTGCCTCCTGACGCCCCAGCTGGGGACGATGCCACATCCGACGTCTAGAGTGTCTCAGGTATGTCTGCACTACCATGTTTGTACTTGTTTTCTTAGTATACACCGGGGACAGTGCATCAGCTTTTaattggggtttttgttgccgtgtctcttttccccagagtATGCTATCATAGTAGAGCCAACATGTttaggatattgtgttgtttgttCTATGTGCtatgtttgttttgtttgattaggAGGAAAATAAGGAACCTTGGTACAGTCAAatcttttttgtgttttatccctcgtgggttcgaccccaacctagttgggttctatatttgattcagCGAATACTCTTTGAGAGGTGTAATGTGGGCGACATCACGAACCAACCGCAACCCTGAAATATTCATCTCATCATTTTACCCTAAGCTTTACAATCTCATCCTTGATCCATTGTTATCATTAGTTTGTTAATTTAACATTTTTACACTAGTTAATATACTTGATTGATTAGTTGATAGTAGTTACATCTGATAAATTATTGATCATTAGTCCGTCCCTGTGGGTATGACACTCTACTCTTAATTCACTATATTATTTGTACGACCGCGCGTACTTACATGTGCATTGGGAGCAACACATATTTCATGGTAATTCTCTATCAAGCAATAAAATAAGATATGTGTGACAATCTTTATGTTTATTTGAAGTCTGCAATCCATGCCAAAAAATCTACCGCTTGAAACCTATCTATGTCTTCCATATTGCCAAGAACATAGCACAAAAGATTTTCAGTTGATTTTCTCCCTTACAGCATTCTTCTTGCCTTTTGTTAATCCACCAATGACAAGCGTACTAAAGGGTGTGAAGTCTCTTAGTTTCACAACCTAAGAAGATCtacctaaaatttgaaaatacatCTACAACCGTCAGGCACATAAAATGCAGAGAAATGATTATCTGGCAACCAACCTCCTATTTCATAACTTGACTATTGAATTTGATAACAATGTTATAAGCAATTGCCAAAAGTCAAAACCATATGTTATTAAACCATATGAAGttaccagtttcaaaaaaaaaaaaaagtcaaccATATGAGTTATAAATGCAATACATATACTATGCTATGGACTAACCTTTTCTGAAGAAACCGTTGTTATGGGAGAACATTGTATGTCATGAGCAGAGTTAAACTGAGAATTCGAGCTCTGCCTACAATGAAAATGACTTTAGTCTATCTTGATACACAAAAGTCAACTCAGAGCATCTGTATTTAACTACCTTTGATTAGAACCAATTGGTTGTACGATAGAATTCAACTGGGCTTGAGAGGAAGCTATCGAGGGCTCACCAATCACATCTGCCCGATATGTAGCAGATCCTTTTGATCTTCCAGCTGAAAGGACATCAACTCTAGAATAACAAACTAGGGGTCTACAAAATAAAAGCAGAACTTTTCTCATTTGACAAGGTCATCTCTAACTTTGTGACAAGGTACTTACGGTTTAATCGCATTAAAACTTCCTTTCGCCTCACTTCTAACTTCTCCTTTGTCTCATCCAGACTCTCAAATTGAGGTGCATAAGAGATCTGTAACCTGTTCCCTAGGAAAACAGACTCATCCAGTTTCCTTTTGGCAAACCTGGAGTAGCGAATATGCAAGCATCACTAATGATGCAATATAAAAACAAATGTGAATGTATATGAAAATTGCACAGAAACCACCATAGAGAAAATAATGCTATGCTAGACCAGTTCCTTCAAAAAATTCTATTGTGTTATAAGGGTATTGGAGTAGTCTTGCAATACATATTTTTGCCCTTGCTTAAGCAATTGAATGAAATCTTTCACAATacttaataaaagaaaataccaaTATCCATTAACATCTCTAGATATAATGGTAATGATCTGACAATTGTAATCACCTGGCATTGTCAACCCAGCAAAACTTGATCCAGAAGACGTCCGTAAATGGCTCGCAATCTTCAGCATCCATTGGTTTACACCTAAGAATCCAGAAACACAATAAAGATGAAGTAACATACTAGACGACATTATTGACACAACCAGATTCATTTTCAAATCTTGTATCGCTAAGTACCATCACCATTCTAAGATTATTTTTAAGGCAAAATGATAACAACTACAAGACGCAAGGAATACATAACTTCAGCAAGCAGATATACAGATATCCTCTCAGTCTTACCCTCTCCacaaaaatgaaacaacaaaataGAGACAAACAGCAAACTGCAGTATTAGTCCTTTTATTGCCATATGTTCATCTCTTCATGTTGAAATTATTTCTCATCTTCATTCTTTGACCTTTCACTTTAATCTTCTATTCTCCAATAGCAAATTTGATCTAAATTTTAAAAGGAAGTGGCTGAGTATTATCTTTATTAACTTTCCTATGCCTTGTGCCTTGCTCCGACAGCTCAACAGACCCACCACCCAGTATAATCCCataaagtggggtttggggagggtagagtgtatgcagaagACCTTCAGAGAGGCTATTTCTCGTAGACACTCGAATGGAGGAAAAATCATCCAAAGCAGACCAGGAaaaaaaagtaacataggtaCAAGAAACAGGAAATAGTGACAAAATCATCAGATAGTAAGAGGATCATATGCCATACTCCTCTGAGAACAAACTAAATAGAGTTAAAAAGTACACTATTAAGAACATTAAAGATTCAAAACAAGGTTTCTTATAGTAAAGGATCCAACAGCATACCCACAaatggggagggtaagtgtacaaAGTCCATACAACGGCTGTTTCCGATACAGTAAAGAA
This genomic stretch from Capsicum annuum cultivar UCD-10X-F1 unplaced genomic scaffold, UCD10Xv1.1 ctg2777, whole genome shotgun sequence harbors:
- the LOC107878139 gene encoding RNA-binding protein 48 (The sequence of the model RefSeq protein was modified relative to this genomic sequence to represent the inferred CDS: added 138 bases not found in genome assembly) — its product is MPRYKDEAPAVCVYTVCDESKYLIVRNVPALGCADQLSQLFSTYGQIQECKPMDAEDCEPFTDVFWIKFCWVDNARFAKRKLDESVFLGNRLQISYAPQFESLDETKEKLEVRRKEVLMRLNPGRSKGSATYRADVIGEPSIASSQAQLNSIVQPIGSNQRQSSNSQFNSAHDIQCSPITTVSSEKEYFPSQSMNQTVKLVREKLNKIQSSVDHLEGGPSKRKRVDNRRRI